In the genome of Mastomys coucha isolate ucsf_1 unplaced genomic scaffold, UCSF_Mcou_1 pScaffold21, whole genome shotgun sequence, the window aaatctgcctgcctctgcctccccagtgctgggattaaaggtgcgcaccaccactgtcctgcaTGGTCTAAGGCTTTTAACCTCAAAGTCTAACCCCACTAAAGTCTGCAGGGCTATACTACCTAAATCTCACCATCTGGGGACCCAGGTGCTCAAATATGCAAGAGGAAGGCATATTGGGggttctcattcaaagcaccacaggcaAGAatctcagaaattcaaggttatcctcagtgATACAGTGagattgaagccagcctgagttatgtgagacactgtctcagaataGAGGCAAAACACATTGGCGATGAGGGATTGGGAGTTGACTCAGCTGGTAAAGCACTCGCCTCACAGAAAGCTGGCCATGCATcagcttataatcctagcactgaggaaacagagagaggaggattcCTGAGGCCTGCTGGCTGTCCAGTTTCTCACTGGGCCAGTAAGAGATCTTGTTTTAAAGGATGTGGAAAGCATTTCTGAGAATGACcctgaagttgtcctctagcTTCCAAAACAAAGcatacatacacgtgcacacacacacacacacacacacacacacacaaagaaagaaagaaagaaaatagttttaaaggcACCATTCCCAACTCCCAGGCTTTGTCCCATTTATATGTCCTATATGTCCAGTCTGATCCATCAGCTTTCCTGACTTTAGCCCACCTGTGCCACATCCATCTTCCAGGTCTTACCCACAGTGCACATCCTGTGCCCAGTTGTAGTCTAGTAACAGTGTCTCATACTCcttatcaaagaaacttctttttgcaacagatagAAATCATTATAGAAAGCTACAACTGGCCAAAATGCAGAAAACATCTGAGTGTGGAGTATGGAGCATCACCACATGGATGTATGGAGTCAGTGATATATCTACAGCACAATGCCTAtacctaaggctcaaggaacattgtgGAATGGGGTCTGGGGTGAGAAGATTGCAGGAGCAATAGGACCAGAATCTCTGTTGTGAGATTATGCCTTCTATATATGACAGAGAAGCACCATCCAATCAGTCTCAACAATGTGCTTGCCTAAATAAGATCCAAACTGTGATCCTACCAGTTGACATCCTAATGTGCATGGGGGAAGCTCACAAGACCCCACCCCCAGATGGGAAATACAGGCAATGAATGACTGCTGAAAGATGGAGAGTCAGTGAGTtaggttcctattgctgtgatgaaacaccatgaccaaaaagttGAGGGTgggtgaaggaaaccggcccgcagtttcacttcatatcgtgggtgattcacgaaccggggaagtcgagtttctgtgaaaataagcgggttaagagagagagagaccacaccaAGAAGAATGCCTTTCAAGGTGTCAtttttacttagagaaacgggaaatatatacttgaggcgaaacagtcatgtctttagCACATAAGTgggaacaggaatcgagcatatcaaagcgaggactccaggcaggagggcggatcaaagtttcaGTCCATaatgaatactgggctcccggttctggcttaatccctagctggctccagacccctggtgagccgagccgagctgctgtctcaaTGTAGTCAGCAGGACCATCACAGGTGGGGGTAGGATGaaaggagtttatttggcttacacttccacaccactgttcatcattgaaaaaAGTCAGAACACAAACTCAAgtagggcaggaagctggaggcagggaacagatgcagaggccgtggaagggtgctgcttactggcttgctcctcatggtttgctcagacTGCTGTCTTATAAAACCAAGGACcactagggatggcaccactcacaatgggctgggccctcccccatcaataacTAAGTACAAAAATGTTTTACAGCTGATTCTTATGAAGAcatatttctcagttgaagttcagagaactctagcttgtatcaacttgacataaaactagccaggatgATGAGCCTTCTTCAAAGATGAGCTCCCTAACTAGTTATCTAACACCGAGTGGTCATCCCTAAAAACATATGCACATAAGAAACATTAAGCAAACTCagcaaattatatttttatattcattcatatatatattgcatatgtgTTGATGACAATAAAAAATTTCGAAAGGCCAAGAGTTTGAGAGATGGTTGGGTAGGGAACAtgaaaggagttgaagggaaAAGAGGTGGAAGATGaagtaaatataatatacatatgaaaatatacaaatttttagagaaaagaagcaaaatgcAAGGGCCATCTGCATGCTTACATGAATCCTGTTTTGTCCCACAGATTTGCTGTGAGCTGGAAGAAAGTCAGAACCCTTGCCTGGAACTGGAGCCCTTTGAATGTGGCTGTGATGAGATCCTGGTATACCAGCAGGAGGACCCTTCTGTGACCTGTGACCAGGTGTTTCTTCTTCTCAAGGAGGTCATCAATAGGAGGTGTGCAGAGATGGTCTCTAACAGTCGGACATCCTCAACAGAAGCCGTGGCAGGCAGCGCCCCCCTGTCCCAGGGCTCTTCCGGCATTATGGAATTGTATGGTTCTGACATCGAGCCACAGCCCAGCTCTGTGAATTTCATAGAAAACCCTCCAGAGCTCAACGATTCTAACCAAGCTCAGGTGGATGTCAACGTAGACCTTGTTAGCCCTGACAGTGGCTTGGCCACCATCAGAAGCAGTCGCTCATCCAAGGAGAGCTCAGTCTTCCTCAGTGATGACAGCCCAGTGGGGGAGGGTGGTGGGCCTCACCATAGCCTTCTCCCAGGATTTGACTCCTACAGCCCCATTCCTGAAGGGATAGTTGCAGAAGAGCATGAACGCTCTGGAGAACACAGTGAACACTTTGACCTCTTCAACTTTGACTCAGCACCCATCGCTTCTGAGCAGTCCCAGCCATCTTCCCATTCTGCAGACTACTCACCAGAAGATGACTTCCCCAACAGTGATTCATCAGAAGGAAACCTCTCTGCTGGGCCGAAGGGACTTGGCGAGATGGGGATCACCATGTCCAATTACTCCTCCAGTTCTCTTTTGTCAGAGGCCGGTAAGGACAGCCTTGTGGAATTTGATGAAGAGTTTGTCCAGAGACAAGAAAGCTCAGGCGATAACTCTGAAAGAAATTTAAGCCTGACACGTTTTATAGGAGAGGACCCTTCTTCCCCTGAAAGGCTGAAGAATATTGGAAAGATGATCCCACCAACACCTATGAACAGCTTTGTTGAAATCTCACCATCAACTGAAGAGCCAACTCCACTCTATCCTGAAGATATAGTCCAAAATGCAATTGATACAGGGCATCTGGGCCCACCTCAGACCCGTACACGGTGTAGAAGCTGGTGGGGTGGCTTGGAGATTGACTCTAAAAACATTGTAGACGCATGGAACGCCAGTGAACAAGAATCCGTCTTCCAGAGCCCTGAAACATGGGAAGATCATAAGCCTGAGCCAGTTGAGCGAAGAACCTCAGATTCCACATTCCAGCCAAACAGTCTTGGATTTACAAAGTCAGATCCCTGGGAATCTGAGTTTGGACAGCCTGAAATGGGCAGCAAAGACACCCAGGaccagaagaaagaaagcttGCAATATCAGCACTCGCCTACAGTAAGGACACATTTGACAGATGCCTCTCCTCAAGGGACAAATCACCTGATAGAGGACTTTGCTGCTTTGTGGCATTCAGGACACTCACCCACGACAATGCCTGAACCCTGGGGAAATCCCACAGATGCTGGTGAAGCTGCAGTTACGATGTCCTTCCCCACCTGGGGTACATTTGATAAAGAAGATAATGCTGACACATTAAAAAATACTTGGAATCTTCATCCCACCAACAATGAGGCACCTTCTGTGCAGGACCCAAGTGAATGGGCTATGGCCCGAAGTGGGTTTTCATTCCCTGCAGCAGACCTACTAGATAATCCCCTCATTGAGGTAAATAAAGATGCAGCTCCAGAAATCTGGGGCAAGAACAACAGCTCCAAGGATAACAGTCTCACATCTGGAAGTCCCATTTCTGATCTGGGTCAAACATGGAATAATTCTAAGCTACCAGGAGGAGACCAGAATGGCTTGGTAGATCCTAAAGCCACAGGGAAAGTATATGACAAGGAAGGGTCCTGGAACCTCTTTGAGGAGAATGTTAGGAAAAAAGGGGCTGATGTCTTAGCTCCTTGGGAAGATTCCTTCTTGTCCTATAAATGCTCTGATTACAGTGCGTCCAACATAGGAGAAGATTCAGTCCCATCTCCCTTAGACACCAACTACTCCACCTCCGACTCTTACACATCACCAACATATgctggagaggaaaaagaaatggaaaacaagcCAATTGCTAAAGATAATGGTTTTGAGGCAAATGATAACTTTCCTACAGGGGGAGTTGAGGTTCTTTCAACATCACCACAGCAGTCTCAGAGAAATCGAATTGGTTCTGGTCCTGGGAACCTAGACATGTGGGCATTGCCTCACACAGAAGACAAGCCTGAAGGAAATGACTCACATCGCCCAGATAAAGATTCACTCAAGACAGAGCACACAGAAGATAAAAATGCTTCCATGGAGGATGATGTGAGGGAAAGCAGCCTATCCAGTTGTGACGACCCTAGCATGATGCAACTGTACAATGAGGCAAACCAGCAGCTCGCCCTTCTACACAGCAATACCAACTCACGCCAGACAGCCCCTGACAGCCTTGACACATGGAACCGAGTGATTCTGGAGGACACGCAGTCCACTGCAACGATCTCGGACATGGATAATGACTTGGATTGGGATGACTGCAGTGGGGGTGTGGCGATCAGGGGTGATGGTCAAGCAGAAGGTTACATAGCTGCAAATGGTGAACCTGAAACCCGGTTCTCGGTGaagcagctggaaccatggggtACAGAACATCAGGAAGCAAATCAGGTAGACTgggatctctctgcctctgctgagcCCACAGGGGATACTGGTCTCAGTGAATACCAGACCCTGAATGAGAAAAGTGGGCAGTTAATTGCAAACAGTATTTGGGATTCTGTCATGGGAGATAAAGATATGCCATCATTCAGATTACCAAACCCACCAAATACTGTAGATATGGAACATGGCACTCGGCCTTCTGAAAATCCCAGGCACTCAATAAATGGTAAGAATGACCCCATGTTAGAAACTTCTGGACTCAGTGAGTCAGGAGGACTTACATCTCATCCTGACAACCAGGACACATGGGCAGACTCCCAAGGTGACACAGCATCCTCAGTGACCAAGATGGCAAGCCCAGAACACTTTGCACAGTCAGATCCATGGACAGGCCATACTTATGGACAGAGTGAAAGTGATACGGAAGGCCTGAGAGCCTCTTATTGTGAGCCTCTTGACAAGGAGACAGCGGTAGGCTCTGAAGTGAATGGTGCCCCATGGGTCTTTGGAAAAGAGCCCAGGGACCAGGAATTCTCTTCTTCAGATGCATTTGAACACCAAGAAATCTGCAGTGCATCAGGCAAAATCAACTCTCTTTCAGTCACCTCCAGTCCTCAGAGTGAGGAACCAGAGGAGACCTTAGAAGTTGAGAAGGGACCTTATATTCTAGACTCCCTTGCTGTGCAAACAGAGACATCCACAAGTGATTTGCAGACAAAAGATACCCATGAAGAATCTCGTATGGATAATAGAAATTTAGGTGAAGCCAATGCAACATTGGATAGGATTAATCTAATGAAAAACAGGCCTTTATCTGAAATGGAACTTGAGAAAACTGAAGCCTGTAACCTTCTGAAGCCAGAAAGAGCAAATGGAAAACTACTTTATGAATCTTCTCAAAACTTTAGGATTTGGGATGGCCCTATGGACAGTGATGTATGGGATAGTCATCTAAGTTATGAGACAGTTGTGAATCCTACAGGTCAGAGCACTGAGGAAAGGTCTCTAGAAGCCCTTTCACCAGGAAACTATGACAGAGACAGCCTCTCTAGTGAGTGTACTCATTCAAGTGCATCAAGTCCTGACCTAAATGATTCCTCAGTTGCCTTGTCCTCCTGGACCTATGGACCCAGTGCTGAACATCAGAACGAGAATCAGGATGATAGGAACAAACAGATTCACCAAGAATCAGAACTATTTACCACTGAAGCCCACATAGGAGTCATTACTGAAATGAAAGACTTTGCAGAAAACAGGAAGGATGGCTTTGGAAAGATGTCTGATCAGAAGGATCCTCAATTCCCAGAAATTCCAAATGAGCCCTTCAATAGTGgttcctcatcctcttcatccAGCCTTGGAACAgataaatattcagaatattcTCATGCATATCAGGAAGGAAATTTAATGACTAGACATCAAGAGGAAAATGAACTTGGGTTTCTGGAAATTGTGGAGCCAGAGGCTACCAGGATCATATCCACAAGCTCGGGTTCTGGCCATAACAGTGGGGGTGATGAAGAGTTGCTAGAGAAGGAGCTCCATTTGGCCACAGTTGCCCAGAGTGAATCTGGGGCTTGCAATTCATTGCATGAACCTGAGTTCTTGGCCACAGAGCATTCCGAGCCTGAGTTTTCTGTCTTTGTAGGTAGTTCAGAGtcaatagagaaagaaaacaagtcaagTCCATTCAGTGACAGTCAACAAAGCAGCCCTGGTCAATGGATTTTGTCACCACTCATGCAGGCTGTCACACAGGACACATCTAAGGAGAAGGAGGCCAGAGCTCCAGAAACGGGGACCATGGTGGATACCATGTGGCATGGATCTGCCAGCACTGAACCTAAGGATGGGGACCCTGACAAATTGGAAACGCTTGGCTTCTCAGCTGACAGCAGTGAGTGGTGGAACTCTGGGGCACAGGAAGGGAGAGCAAATGCCAGTATGCCCACAGAGGAGTTGTCTAACTCAGAGGGTGAGCTAGAGACTACTTCTCCAGTATTCCAGAATGCAGGTCCATGGGGCTTACCCATTCAAAATGATAgtgaacacatggacacaggcaACACTAATCCTTTCAATGCTGAACTAAAGTCATCCTTTCTAGATAGTAATGGTGACAAGGCACAGGAGAAACTTTGGAACATTCAACCGAAGCAGCTGGATTCAGATGCCAATCAATTCAGTCAGCTTGTAATCCTGGACCAAATTAAGGACAACGATTCTGGACGGCAAACAGCCACATCTTCTGCTGCTGGTGATCTTCCTGCAGAAACTCTCACCCAAGAGCAATGCCAGGAATCTATGCTGTCTGTCTGGGACCATGCAGAACCAGCATTTGCTCACAGAGATGAAAATGGATGTGTTAGCACTGGGGTTTCACCCACTGAGTGTCAACAAGAGAACCAGTGGGAACAAGAAAAATCCTACCTCAGCTATGTGCCAAGCACTCCCACAGAAAATCTCCCTGAGATCAATGCTTCCACACAACTGATAAGGAAGTTGGACTCTGATTGGGATAGCCCCAGCCCCAGTGAGCCCCAACATAACTTTGTTCCAGATATTTTACATGGCAACTttgaagagagtgggcagctggCCTCAGCTTCACCTGATTTGTGGATGGATGTCAAGCAACCTTTCACTTTTAAATCAGATAGTGAAAATCCTGATATATTGACTCACTGTGACCATGAAAGCAACTCTCAGGCATCCAGCAGCCCTGACGTGTGTCATGATTCTGAAGGAAAGCAAGAGATGGAGAAGCATACTGGTGTTTACCTGGGACCTGAAGTGGAACCCAGTGAGTTTTATCTCACCGAGCCAAACATGAATGATGAACCAACTTGGGAACCCGAGCAGGAATGTCTCTCACACAATTTAGAACTCCGTTCTGAACATGCAATCCCCTTGCCTCCAATTAACAGTCAGAACGATATAAACAACTCATCTAAGCCTTCCTCTTCAAAAAGTTCCCCAGAACCGTCTGATATGCATGGAGACAACAGTACGAGTATAACAGCATTGGAAGAAGGCGCCAACCCAGAGGTAGAATCAGTCGACAGGACTATCCCAGGCACCAGAAGTGAAGACCCTAACACTTTTGAAACTTACCAGGAGGTCAGTGCAGAAGTCAATGGCTCTTGGGTGTCAAAAGAGCTTTGTCCTGAAAGTCAGACAGGCACTAGAGCTCTGCTTGACTGTGAGCAACCTTTGGCTTCTGAGAGCCCTGCTGTACTTACTGACATCTTCCTAGCTTCAGACACCTGCCTGGATGTAAGTGAAGCTGCCTTGGACCACAGTTTCAGTGATGCCTCCGGCCTCAACACTTCCACAGGCACTATAGATGACATGAGTAAGTTGACTCTATCAGAAGGCCATCCCGAAACACCAGTTGATGGGGATGCAGGGAAGCAAGATATCTGTTCATCTGAAGCTTCCTGGGGTGATTTTGAATATGATGCAATGGGTCAGAATATTGATGAAGAGCTGTTGAGAGAGCCTGAACACTTCCTCTATGGAGGTGATCTTCCCTCAGAGGAAAGCTCGCTGAAGCAATCACTGGCACCATACACACCCCCCTTTGATTTGTCCTATCTCACGGAACCTACTGGATGCGCTGAATCTGCACAAGGAGCTGAGTCTCCTGATGATGCATCTCTGGGAAGTGACGCAGCAGAGATGTTGCTTTCTGCTCTTCCTGATCAAAGGGAGGAAGACAGGGCCGAGACCAACTTCAGGAAACCTAGACACCAGATTACTGTGTTGCATATTCATGAAGACCCTGAGGCGCTCTCTTCACCTGTGGGAGGAACAGGTTCCAATAATGAATCTTCTCCTTCAAACATTGACTGGGAAATAGAAACAGATAATTCAGATTCACCAGCAGGTGGCGACATGAAACCACCAAACGGTAAGCAACACATGccactccaacacacacacacacacacacacacacacacacacacacacacaccttctccaCCTTTAAGGAAACCAGTGTTAATTAATTTAGTACATTTGTTAAAGTATTGCTACCAATGCAGACAGAGAAAGTAACCATATGTAAATATAACAGCTATATTGTGAAATGTCTCTTTGTGCTTGAGAAAACTGAACAGatccacaaaatgaaaatatttactagCTTGTTGAGTTTTAAGTGTTTGTTTGCAAAGACCAGAGATCATAGAATATGTTAAttaagccttttctttctttctcactttcataTTCTAGGCAAGGAGATACTGGAGTTACAAGATGAGAAAGTAATTCCCATGAAAGGGCCAGAGCAAACAAAATTAGAATACAACGAagaaaaacaggcagagaaaagTGAAGACCATCAGGTACTAGCTGTGGATTACATACTTGTAAGCCATGAAAAAGATTCATCATTGAAAccagaagccagggaagcaagagaaaACATACCTGAATTGGAACAATTATCCATAGGTTCCAGAG includes:
- the Prune2 gene encoding protein prune homolog 2 isoform X13, whose protein sequence is MEEFLQRAKSKLDRSKQLDQVHAVIGPKSCDLDSLISAFTYAYFLDKVSPPGVLCLPVLNIPRTEFNYFTETRFILEELNISESFHVFRDEINLHQLNDEGKLSITLVGSHVLGSEDRTLESAVVRVINPGEQSDGELGFPESSSSLVLKELLREAPELITQQLAHLLRGSILFKWMSMDPELPEKQEEILSILEEQFPNLPPRDDIISVLQESQLSAQGLSLEQTMLKDLKELSDGEIKVAISTVNMTLEDCLLHSNITSDLKAFTDKFGFDVLILITSFTSEEQQRQQIAVYSQNLELCSQICCELEESQNPCLELEPFECGCDEILVYQQEDPSVTCDQVFLLLKEVINRRCAEMVSNSRTSSTEAVAGSAPLSQGSSGIMELYGSDIEPQPSSVNFIENPPELNDSNQAQVDVNVDLVSPDSGLATIRSSRSSKESSVFLSDDSPVGEGGGPHHSLLPGFDSYSPIPEGIVAEEHERSGEHSEHFDLFNFDSAPIASEQSQPSSHSADYSPEDDFPNSDSSEGNLSAGPKGLGEMGITMSNYSSSSLLSEAGKDSLVEFDEEFVQRQESSGDNSERNLSLTRFIGEDPSSPERLKNIGKMIPPTPMNSFVEISPSTEEPTPLYPEDIVQNAIDTGHLGPPQTRTRCRSWWGGLEIDSKNIVDAWNASEQESVFQSPETWEDHKPEPVERRTSDSTFQPNSLGFTKSDPWESEFGQPEMGSKDTQDQKKESLQYQHSPTVRTHLTDASPQGTNHLIEDFAALWHSGHSPTTMPEPWGNPTDAGEAAVTMSFPTWGTFDKEDNADTLKNTWNLHPTNNEAPSVQDPSEWAMARSGFSFPAADLLDNPLIEVNKDAAPEIWGKNNSSKDNSLTSGSPISDLGQTWNNSKLPGGDQNGLVDPKATGKVYDKEGSWNLFEENVRKKGADVLAPWEDSFLSYKCSDYSASNIGEDSVPSPLDTNYSTSDSYTSPTYAGEEKEMENKPIAKDNGFEANDNFPTGGVEVLSTSPQQSQRNRIGSGPGNLDMWALPHTEDKPEGNDSHRPDKDSLKTEHTEDKNASMEDDVRESSLSSCDDPSMMQLYNEANQQLALLHSNTNSRQTAPDSLDTWNRVILEDTQSTATISDMDNDLDWDDCSGGVAIRGDGQAEGYIAANGEPETRFSVKQLEPWGTEHQEANQVDWDLSASAEPTGDTGLSEYQTLNEKSGQLIANSIWDSVMGDKDMPSFRLPNPPNTVDMEHGTRPSENPRHSINGKNDPMLETSGLSESGGLTSHPDNQDTWADSQGDTASSVTKMASPEHFAQSDPWTGHTYGQSESDTEGLRASYCEPLDKETAVGSEVNGAPWVFGKEPRDQEFSSSDAFEHQEICSASGKINSLSVTSSPQSEEPEETLEVEKGPYILDSLAVQTETSTSDLQTKDTHEESRMDNRNLGEANATLDRINLMKNRPLSEMELEKTEACNLLKPERANGKLLYESSQNFRIWDGPMDSDVWDSHLSYETVVNPTGQSTEERSLEALSPGNYDRDSLSSECTHSSASSPDLNDSSVALSSWTYGPSAEHQNENQDDRNKQIHQESELFTTEAHIGVITEMKDFAENRKDGFGKMSDQKDPQFPEIPNEPFNSGSSSSSSSLGTDKYSEYSHAYQEGNLMTRHQEENELGFLEIVEPEATRIISTSSGSGHNSGGDEELLEKELHLATVAQSESGACNSLHEPEFLATEHSEPEFSVFVGSSESIEKENKSSPFSDSQQSSPGQWILSPLMQAVTQDTSKEKEARAPETGTMVDTMWHGSASTEPKDGDPDKLETLGFSADSSEWWNSGAQEGRANASMPTEELSNSEGELETTSPVFQNAGPWGLPIQNDSEHMDTGNTNPFNAELKSSFLDSNGDKAQEKLWNIQPKQLDSDANQFSQLVILDQIKDNDSGRQTATSSAAGDLPAETLTQEQCQESMLSVWDHAEPAFAHRDENGCVSTGVSPTECQQENQWEQEKSYLSYVPSTPTENLPEINASTQLIRKLDSDWDSPSPSEPQHNFVPDILHGNFEESGQLASASPDLWMDVKQPFTFKSDSENPDILTHCDHESNSQASSSPDVCHDSEGKQEMEKHTGVYLGPEVEPSEFYLTEPNMNDEPTWEPEQECLSHNLELRSEHAIPLPPINSQNDINNSSKPSSSKSSPEPSDMHGDNSTSITALEEGANPEVESVDRTIPGTRSEDPNTFETYQEVSAEVNGSWVSKELCPESQTGTRALLDCEQPLASESPAVLTDIFLASDTCLDVSEAALDHSFSDASGLNTSTGTIDDMSKLTLSEGHPETPVDGDAGKQDICSSEASWGDFEYDAMGQNIDEELLREPEHFLYGGDLPSEESSLKQSLAPYTPPFDLSYLTEPTGCAESAQGAESPDDASLGSDAAEMLLSALPDQREEDRAETNFRKPRHQITVLHIHEDPEALSSPVGGTGSNNESSPSNIDWEIETDNSDSPAGGDMKPPNGKEILELQDEKVIPMKGPEQTKLEYNEEKQAEKSEDHQVLAVDYILVSHEKDSSLKPEAREARENIPELEQLSIGSREIGLPETQLAGTPYTSQPESLNDVKVHSAERMSSNHKSASLENPAQDQSWMVLSHSEVGDPPAETRDLGPGSPGRTAEPFLSLSLDKGPQSQDLERNQPLDSLALEEVADLSSQSRKSKRQGQAGLDAVLTTHDNEWEMLSPQLSQKNRNLPQEMEEETQFPEPGPRKLRPKGPPSEDEGMDIPFEEGVLSPSAADMRPEPPNSLDLNGSHPRRIKLTAPNINLSLDQSEGSILSDDNLDSPDEIDINVDELDTPDEADSFEYTGHEDPIANKSSGQESESIPEYTAEEEREDNRLWRTVVIGEQEQRIDMKVIEPYRRVISHGGDSGYYGDGLNAIIVFAACFLPDSSRADYHYVMENLFLYVISTLELMVAEDYMIVYLNGATPRRKMPGLGWMKKCYQMIDRRLRKNLKSFIIVHPSWFIRTILAVTRPFISSKFSSKIKYVTSLSELSGLIPMDCIHIPESIIKLDEELREASEAAKDGCRT
- the Prune2 gene encoding protein prune homolog 2 isoform X5 — translated: MEEFLQRAKSKLDRSKQLDQVHAVIGPKSCDLDSLISAFTYAYFLDKVSPPGVLCLPVLNIPRTEFNYFTETRFILEELNISESFHVFRDEINLHQLNDEGKLSITLVGSHVLGSEDRTLESAVVRVINPGEQSDGELGFPESSSSLVLKELLREAPELITQQLAHLLRGSILFKWMSMDPELPEKQEEILSILEEQFPNLPPRDDIISVLQESQLSAQGLSLEQTMLKDLKELSDGEIKVAISTVNMTLEDCLLHSNITSDLKAFTDKFGFDVLILITSFTSEEQQRQQIAVYSQNLELCSQICCELEESQNPCLELEPFECGCDEILVYQQEDPSVTCDQVFLLLKEVINRRCAEMVSNSRTSSTEAVAGSAPLSQGSSGIMELYGSDIEPQPSSVNFIENPPELNDSNQAQVDVNVDLVSPDSGLATIRSSRSSKESSVFLSDDSPVGEGGGPHHSLLPGFDSYSPIPEGIVAEEHERSGEHSEHFDLFNFDSAPIASEQSQPSSHSADYSPEDDFPNSDSSEGNLSAGPKGLGEMGITMSNYSSSSLLSEAGKDSLVEFDEEFVQRQESSGDNSERNLSLTRFIGEDPSSPERLKNIGKMIPPTPMNSFVEISPSTEEPTPLYPEDIVQNAIDTGHLGPPQTRTRCRSWWGGLEIDSKNIVDAWNASEQESVFQSPETWEDHKPEPVERRTSDSTFQPNSLGFTKSDPWESEFGQPEMGSKDTQDQKKESLQYQHSPTVRTHLTDASPQGTNHLIEDFAALWHSGHSPTTMPEPWGNPTDAGEAAVTMSFPTWGTFDKEDNADTLKNTWNLHPTNNEAPSVQDPSEWAMARSGFSFPAADLLDNPLIEVNKDAAPEIWGKNNSSKDNSLTSGSPISDLGQTWNNSKLPGGDQNGLVDPKATGKVYDKEGSWNLFEENVRKKGADVLAPWEDSFLSYKCSDYSASNIGEDSVPSPLDTNYSTSDSYTSPTYAGEEKEMENKPIAKDNGFEANDNFPTGGVEVLSTSPQQSQRNRIGSGPGNLDMWALPHTEDKPEGNDSHRPDKDSLKTEHTEDKNASMEDDVRESSLSSCDDPSMMQLYNEANQQLALLHSNTNSRQTAPDSLDTWNRVILEDTQSTATISDMDNDLDWDDCSGGVAIRGDGQAEGYIAANGEPETRFSVKQLEPWGTEHQEANQVDWDLSASAEPTGDTGLSEYQTLNEKSGQLIANSIWDSVMGDKDMPSFRLPNPPNTVDMEHGTRPSENPRHSINGKNDPMLETSGLSESGGLTSHPDNQDTWADSQGDTASSVTKMASPEHFAQSDPWTGHTYGQSESDTEGLRASYCEPLDKETAVGSEVNGAPWVFGKEPRDQEFSSSDAFEHQEICSASGKINSLSVTSSPQSEEPEETLEVEKGPYILDSLAVQTETSTSDLQTKDTHEESRMDNRNLGEANATLDRINLMKNRPLSEMELEKTEACNLLKPERANGKLLYESSQNFRIWDGPMDSDVWDSHLSYETVVNPTGQSTEERSLEALSPGNYDRDSLSSECTHSSASSPDLNDSSVALSSWTYGPSAEHQNENQDDRNKQIHQESELFTTEAHIGVITEMKDFAENRKDGFGKMSDQKDPQFPEIPNEPFNSGSSSSSSSLGTDKYSEYSHAYQEGNLMTRHQEENELGFLEIVEPEATRIISTSSGSGHNSGGDEELLEKELHLATVAQSESGACNSLHEPEFLATEHSEPEFSVFVGSSESIEKENKSSPFSDSQQSSPGQWILSPLMQAVTQDTSKEKEARAPETGTMVDTMWHGSASTEPKDGDPDKLETLGFSADSSEWWNSGAQEGRANASMPTEELSNSEGELETTSPVFQNAGPWGLPIQNDSEHMDTGNTNPFNAELKSSFLDSNGDKAQEKLWNIQPKQLDSDANQFSQLVILDQIKDNDSGRQTATSSAAGDLPAETLTQEQCQESMLSVWDHAEPAFAHRDENGCVSTGVSPTECQQENQWEQEKSYLSYVPSTPTENLPEINASTQLIRKLDSDWDSPSPSEPQHNFVPDILHGNFEESGQLASASPDLWMDVKQPFTFKSDSENPDILTHCDHESNSQASSSPDVCHDSEGKQEMEKHTGVYLGPEVEPSEFYLTEPNMNDEPTWEPEQECLSHNLELRSEHAIPLPPINSQNDINNSSKPSSSKSSPEPSDMHGDNSTSITALEEGANPEVESVDRTIPGTRSEDPNTFETYQEVSAEVNGSWVSKELCPESQTGTRALLDCEQPLASESPAVLTDIFLASDTCLDVSEAALDHSFSDASGLNTSTGTIDDMSKLTLSEGHPETPVDGDAGKQDICSSEASWGDFEYDAMGQNIDEELLREPEHFLYGGDLPSEESSLKQSLAPYTPPFDLSYLTEPTGCAESAQGAESPDDASLGSDAAEMLLSALPDQREEDRAETNFRKPRHQITVLHIHEDPEALSSPVGGTGSNNESSPSNIDWEIETDNSDSPAGGDMKPPNGKEILELQDEKVIPMKGPEQTKLEYNEEKQAEKSEDHQVLAVDYILVSHEKDSSLKPEAREARENIPELEQLSIGSREIGLPETQLAGTPYTSQPESLNDVKVHSAERMSSNHKSASLENPAQDQSWMVLSHSEVGDPPAETRDLGPGSPGRTAEPFLSLSLDKGPQSQDLERNQPLDSLALEEVADLSSQSRKSKRQGQAGLDAVLTTHDNEWEMLSPQLSQKNRNLPQEMEEETQFPEPGPRKLRPKGPPSEDEGMDIPFEEGVLSPSAADMRPEPPNSLDLNGSHPRRIKLTAPNINLSLDQSEGSILSDDNLDSPDEIDINVDELDTPDEADSFEYTGHEDPIANKSSGQESESIPEYTAEEEREDNRLWRTVVIGEQEQRIDMKVIEPYRRVISHGGDSGYYGDGLNAIIVFAACFLPDSSRADYHYVMENLFLYVISTLELMVAEDYMIVYLNGATPRRKMPGLGWMKKCYQMIDRRLRKNLKSFIIVHPSWFIRTILAVTRPFISSKFSSKIKYVTSLSELSGLIPMDCIHIPESIIKYDEEKSFKRSVRTSCLYNDPEMTSMEKDIDMKLKEKP